A genomic region of Solanum dulcamara chromosome 2, daSolDulc1.2, whole genome shotgun sequence contains the following coding sequences:
- the LOC129874526 gene encoding enoyl-CoA delta isomerase 1, peroxisomal-like, producing MCTLEKLGDLFILKLTGDDEHRLNPSLIDSIRSALERITAEATGSSALITTAQGKFFSNGYDLDWASSDPSRLYLMDSNLKSLVFELFNFPMPTIAAVTGHASAAGLILAMSHDYVLMRKDRGFLYMSEIDIGLKIPNWFVALVRNKVKSPVAWRDVVMRGTKLTADVAIEHGIVDSAHVGAAETVTEAIKLGEELVARKWDGNVYAHNRRFVFSNVLTALFTNDMVPRL from the coding sequence ATGTGCACGTTAGAGAAATTGGGAGATCTATTCATTCTTAAACTTACGGGAGACGATGAACACAGGCTCAATCCCTCTCTTATTGACTCAATCAGATCCGCTCTCGAACGTATAACGGCGGAAGCAACAGGCAGCTCCGCTCTAATCACTACCGCTCAGGGCAAATTCTTCTCTAATGGCTACGATCTCGATTGGGCATCGTCCGATCCATCCCGCTTATATTTGATGGACTCCAACCTTAAGTCGCTCGTTTTTGAACTTTTCAACTTTCCGATGCCGACGATCGCGGCCGTCACCGGCCACGCTTCAGCGGCTGGACTCATCCTGGCGATGAGCCATGATTACGTCCTGATGCGAAAGGATCGCGGATTTCTCTACATGAGTGAAATTGATATCGGACTAAAAATTCCGAATTGGTTCGTTGCTTTGGTGAGGAACAAAGTTAAGTCTCCTGTAGCTTGGCGTGATGTGGTTATGAGAGGTACTAAATTGACTGCTGACGTGGCAATCGAGCATGGCATCGTTGATTCCGCGCACGTTGGTGCGGCGGAGACGGTGACGGAGGCTATAAAGCTTGGGGAGGAGTTGGTGGCGAGGAAATGGGATGGGAATGTTTACGCACACAATAGGAGATTTGTGTTTTCTAATGTTTTGACTGCGCTATTTACCAATGATATGGTACCGAGATTGTGA
- the LOC129880045 gene encoding UDP-glycosyltransferase 89A2-like: MSSSKNGVHILIFPFPAQGHILPLLDFTHQLLLHGFKITILVTPKNVPILDPLLSTHPSVEILVFPFPGHPSLPAGVENIKDFGNSGNAPIVSGLSKLRGPILEWFKAQSNPPVAIVYDFFLGWTFDLAQEVGVPGIVFYSSGALLVSVLFDIWKNFEAYRGLGYIEFNGLPKSPRLVREHLPSVFLKFREGDPDWELFRNGLIANGRSFGSIFNTFEALESDYLGFLKKEMGHERVYSIGPINLVGGPGRIGKSDNDANERVFTWLDECPNESVLYVAFGSQKLLTKAQMDALTIGLEKSEVRFILVVKQLTAQQEEQGFGSVPQGFEERVSGKGLVIKGWAPQVDILGHRAVGGFLSHCGWNSVLEAIVAGVLILGWPMEADQFTNVWLLVDSMKASVRVCEGPDTVPDPIELGRIINEAMCNDLFKERAKKMRDEALEAVKIGGDSTRDLDSIVRELAQLKS; the protein is encoded by the coding sequence ATGTCAAGCTCTAAAAATGGTGTCCATATCCTAATTTTTCCATTTCCAGCACAAGGTCACATACTTCCCCTTCTTGATTTCACTCATCAACTTCTTCTCCATGGCTTTAAAATCACTATTTTAGTGACACCCAAAAATGTCCCGATTCTTGATCCTCTTCTTTCCACACACCCATCTGTCGAAATTCTTGTTTTTCCGTTTCCCGGCCACCCATCTCTTCCCGCCGGTGTTGAAAACATTAAGGATTTTGGAAACTCCGGCAATGCCCCAATTGTTTCTGGGCTTAGTAAGCTTCGTGGCCCAATCTTGGAATGGTTTAAGGCCCAATCAAATCCTCCGGTGGCGATtgtttatgatttcttcttggGCTGGACTTTCGATCTGGCCCAAGAAGTTGGTGTACCCGGAATTGTATTTTACAGTTCCGGGGCTTTGTTGGTTTCTGTTCTTTTTGATATTTGGAAGAACTTTGAGGCTTATAGAGGTTTGGGCTATATTGAGTTTAATGGGCTTCCTAAAAGCCCAAGATTAGTGAGGGAACATCTTCCTTCAGTGTTTTTGAAGTTTAGAGAGGGTGATCCAGATTGGGAGCTTTTTAGAAATGGGCTTATTGCAAATGGTAGgagttttgggtcaattttCAATACTTTTGAGGCGTTGGAGAGTGATTATTTGGGCTTTTTGAAGAAGGAAATGGGCCATGAGCGCGTGTATTCTATTGGACCGATAAATTTGGTTGGTGGGCCGGGTAGAATTGGAAAGTCTGATAATGATGCTAATGAGAGAGTTTTTACTTGGCTTGATGAGTGTCCTAATGAGTCTGTTCTTTATGTAGCTTTTGGAAGTCAAAAGTTACTAACAAAGGCCCAAATGGATGCCTTAACTATTGGGCTTGAGAAAAGTGAAGTGAGGTTCATTTTGGTAGTTAAACAATTGACAGCCCAACAAGAGGAACAAGGGTTTGGATCAGTGCCACAAGGGTTTGAGGAGAGAGTCTCAGGTAAAGGCCTAGTAATAAAGGGTTGGGCTCCACAAGTGGATATATTGGGCCATCGAGCCGTTGGTGGATTTTTAAGTCATTGTGGATGGAATTCTGTGCTGGAAGCGATAGTGGCGGGAGTACTAATTTTGGGTTGGCCCATGGAGGCCGACCAATTCACAAACGTGTGGTTGTTGGTGGACAGTATGAAGGCATCGGTCCGAGTTTGTGAGGGCCCAGACACAGTGCCTGACCCGATAGAGTTGGGTCGGATAATTAATGAGGCAATGTGTAATGATTTGTTTAAGGAGAGGGCCAAAAAAATGAGAGATGAAGCACTTGAAGCTGTTAAAATTGGAGGGGACTCTACAAGGGATTTAGATTCCATTGTGAGAGAGTTGGCCCAActaaaaagttga
- the LOC129880046 gene encoding putative pentatricopeptide repeat-containing protein At1g13630, whose protein sequence is MLRITLKSPLKSPLVSSLLLLKPSFSTANLAVDHTEPPPPPPTTTRAAISRILNFFLQTHCTKGSAKLLRGDPYFKNLILELNSSEIEGIVEKLSVENSESALEFFFLLRNDCGFNHSRVSHIVVAHVLAGKQRFRALKFHLQHLVQQEGVGSAHLICEMLLIRFQKWDSNHVVWDVLASAYSHCQMVDDALFVFAKMKDFDIQASVFTYNNLLYNLRHTNNIWDVYDDIKASGQNPSEYTNSILIDGLCKQFLMQKAVDFVRGIECRESEPCVVSFNTLMLSSCKMGSVDVAKSFFCMMFKCGLHPNVYSYNILIHGLSVAGAMEEALEFIDDMKKHGLEPDLETYNVLAKGFHLLGMMNGVRKFVNEMLHKGMNPDIFTYTMLNCRYCKEGNIDERIKLREEMFSKEGVHASDISDNMLLGSLCKSGHLDEALNLFHEIESSGRKLDHIRYSILIRGLCKRGLIDMAFQLYKDMCCKRIIPNIVAHRSILKSFCQKGYIYEARVLFDALINCDLIDDIFLVNIMVDGYAKLGDIGEAVQVYELITGKGITPSIVTFNSLIYGFCKARKLDDARKWVDTIYAHGLIPSARTYTTLMDAYGEEGKMQDVFELLEEMKARSIEPTHVTYTVIMKCLCKRRQIHESVRILKSMLPDDFQPDDVFYNTIIKSLCEARDMKGAFQLYKEMETHKFQPSRVTYNILLNGLCTHGELKDAEELFYTLQDVGLMKCDYTILIKAHCAKGSVHKAVVLFQEMIDKGFEISIRDYSAVINRLCKRNLLAGMEIFLRMMLFHGISVDSQICFMLNSYRHIRDCNYVFQLFSLMIKYGLNTDSICG, encoded by the exons ATGCTTCGAATAACCCTCAAATCACCCCTAAAatctccattagtctcctcccTCCTCCTCCTTAAACCTTCCTTCTCCACCGCCAACCTCGCCGTCGACCACACtgaaccaccaccaccaccacccacAACCACAAGAGCTGCAATTTCAAGAATCCTCAACTTTTTTCTCCAAACCCATTGCACTAAAGGCTCCGCAAAGCTATTGCGAGGTGACCCatattttaaaaacttaatCTTGGAGCTGAATTCATCGGAAATAGAAGGCATTGTTGAGAAACTGAGTGTTGAAAATTCCGAATCTGCCCTTGAGTTCTTCTTCTTGTTGAGAAATGATTGTGGGTTTAATCATTCCAGAGTTTCACACATTGTTGTTGCTCATGTTTTGGCTGGAAAGCAGCGGTTTAGAGCTTTGAAGTTTCATTTACAACATTTGGTTCAACAAGAAG GTGTTGGTTCAGCTCATTTGATATGCGAGATGCTTTTGATTCGCTTTCAGAAATGGGATTCTAATCATGTTGTCTGGGATGTGCTGGCTTCTGCTTATTCCCATTGTCAGATGGTTGATGATGCTCTCTTTGTTTTTGCAAAGATGAAAGATTTCGATATCCAGGCTTCAGTATTTACATACAATAACTTGTTGTATAATTTGAGGCACACTAATAACATCTGGGATGTTTATGATGACATCAAAGCCAGTGGGCAGAACCCGAGCGAGTATACTAATTCCATTCTGATAGATGGTCTGTGCAAACAATTCTTGATGCAAAAAGCAGTTGATTTTGTCCGAGGGATTGAATGTAGAGAGTCTGAGCCTTGTGTTGTGTCTTTCAATACTCTTATGTTGAGTTCCTGTAAAATGGGTTCCGTAGACGTTGCCAAGTCATTCTTTTGTATGATGTTTAAGTGTGGATTACATCCCAATGTATATAGTTACAATATTCTCATTCACGGGTTAAGTGTGGCAGGTGCAATGGAAGAAGCATTGGAGTTCATAGATGATATGAAGAAACATGGTTTAGAGCCTGATCTGGAAACTTATAATGTCCTCGCCAAAGGATTTCATTTGCTTGGTATGATGAATGGTGTCCGGAAGTTTGTTAATGAAATGCTTCATAAAGGCATGAATCCTGATATTTTCACATATACAATGTTGAACTGTCGATATTGCAAGGAAGGTAATATTGATGAGAGGATTAAGTTGAGAGAGGAGATGTTTTCAAAGGAAGGGGTCCATGCCAGTGATATCTCAGACAACATGTTACTTGGCAGTTTGTGTAAAAGCGGACATTTAGATGAAGCTTTGAATTTGTTCCATGAGATTGAGAGCAGCGGTCGTAAACTGGATCATATCAGGTACTCTATTCTCATTCGAGGCCTTTGTAAGCGAGGATTGATTGATATGGCTTTTCAATTGTACAAAGATATGTGTTGTAAGAGAATTATTCCAAATATTGTTGCTCATAGATCTATTCTCAAAAGCTTCTGTCAGAAAGGGTACATATATGAGGCAAGAGTTTTGTTTGATGCTTTAATAAATTGTGACTTAatagatgatatttttttggttaataTTATGGTTGACGGATATGCAAAACTTGGTGACATCGGTGAGGCTGTTCAGGTATACGAACTAATAACAGGAAAAGGAATAACCCCAAGCATAGTTACATTCAATTCCTTAATATATGGGTTCTGCAAAGCCAGAAAGTTAGATGATGCAAGAAAGTGGGTTGACACTATATATGCACATGGGTTGATACCATCAGCGAGGACGTACACAACTCTTATGGATGCCTATGGTGAAGAAGGGAAAATGCAAGACGTTTTTGAGTTGCTAGAGGAAATGAAAGCAAGGAGCATAGAACCAACTCATGTTACTTACACAGTGATAATGAAATGCCTCTGTAAAAGAAGGCAGATACATGAGTCTGTCCGGATACTAAAGAGTATGTTACCGGATGATTTTCAGCCTGATGATGTTTTTTACAACACAATTATTAAAAGTTTATGTGAAGCTCGAGATATGAAAGGCGCTTTCCAATTATATAAAGAGATGGAGACGCACAAATTTCAGCCAAGTCGTGTCACGTACAACATTCTCCTTAATGGTTTATGTACACATGGAGAGCTAAAGGATGCTGAGGAACTATTTTATACACTCCAAGATGTTGGCCTGATGAAATGTGATTACACCATTCTAATAAAAGCGCATTGTGCAAAAGGATCAGTGCATAAAGCAGTGGTTCTGTTCCAAGAGATGATTGACAAGGGCTTTGAAATCTCTATTAGAGATTATAGTGCTGTGATTAATAGGCTGTGCAAAAGAAATTTACTAGCTGGCATGGAGATTTTTCTGCGTATGATGTTGTTTCATGGCATATCTGTTGATTCACAAATTTGTTTTATGCTTAACAGTTACCGTCATATTCGTGATTGCAATTATGTGTTCCAATTGTTCTCTTTGATGATTAAGTATGGATTAAATACTGATTCTATTTGTGGTTAA